From Desulfonatronum thiosulfatophilum, a single genomic window includes:
- the nadD gene encoding nicotinate (nicotinamide) nucleotide adenylyltransferase, with protein MSTRQKRIGVLGGSFNPIHNGHLRLAIEALEILGLDRVELIPSAVPPHKEPGGLLPFGLRCRWVREAINGHPGLHCNVMEGRRKGPSYTLDTLEELVRSLSGGRLFFLLGVPDLLTLPTWKGGLELFHKADVVAVARQDMALESTRNFIQEHWLHAAKPERRESPYGVVWQWNLEQNSARMLLIHPPFLDISSTMIRNYWRMGRNMKYLVPDPVLEEMKRQDSLLGRFWK; from the coding sequence ATGTCCACCCGACAGAAGCGAATCGGCGTCCTGGGGGGGTCGTTCAATCCCATCCACAACGGGCACCTGCGTCTGGCCATCGAGGCGTTGGAAATACTGGGGCTGGACAGGGTGGAGCTGATTCCTTCGGCGGTTCCGCCGCACAAGGAACCGGGGGGGCTATTGCCGTTCGGTCTGCGCTGTCGATGGGTCCGCGAAGCCATCAACGGTCATCCCGGACTGCATTGCAATGTGATGGAGGGCAGGAGAAAAGGTCCATCTTATACATTGGACACGCTTGAAGAGCTGGTACGTTCCTTGTCGGGCGGCCGGCTCTTTTTTTTGCTCGGCGTGCCGGATCTGTTGACTTTGCCGACCTGGAAAGGCGGGCTGGAACTGTTTCACAAGGCGGATGTCGTGGCTGTGGCCCGCCAGGATATGGCATTGGAGAGCACCCGGAATTTCATTCAGGAACACTGGCTCCACGCTGCAAAACCGGAGCGGCGCGAATCGCCTTATGGTGTGGTGTGGCAATGGAATCTTGAACAAAACAGTGCTCGAATGCTGCTCATCCATCCCCCGTTCCTGGACATCAGTTCGACAATGATCCGGAACTATTGGCGCATGGGTCGGAATATGAAATATCTCGTTCCTGATCCGGTACTTGAGGAGATGAAACGCCAGGACTCATTGCTGGGACGATTCTGGAAATGA
- a CDS encoding glutamate-5-semialdehyde dehydrogenase, protein MTGELHGQMLNLAKEARQASRILVAVRGSQKNAALRELAQRLQTQADQVLAANQRDVDAALSAGLDAARVDRLRITGSTIEGMAQACLEVMAQADPVGEIESMWQRPNGLQFGRMRIPLGVVMMIFESRPNVTIEAAILTLKAGNAAILRGGSEAFHSNQALAALIADSLEAAGLPRAAVQLVPVTDREAVSHLLKLDEFIDVVIPRGGESLIRAVSEQATMPVLKHYKGVCHAYVDQDADRDKALEIVFNSKVQRCGVCNALECLLVHEAEAEAFLPRVAQRLAESGVRFKCCSRSLPLMGVHAEAAEEEDWGREFLALVLAVRVVRDMDQALEHIAAYGSNHTEAILTRDHDRAMRFLREADASLVLVNASTRFNDGGQIGLGAEIGISTSKLHAYGPMGVRELTGLKFIGLGQGQVRE, encoded by the coding sequence ATGACGGGTGAATTGCACGGTCAAATGCTCAATCTGGCCAAGGAGGCCAGGCAGGCTTCGCGGATACTGGTCGCGGTCCGGGGGTCGCAAAAGAATGCGGCGCTGCGGGAACTGGCTCAGCGCCTGCAAACGCAGGCCGATCAGGTGCTGGCGGCCAATCAGCGCGATGTGGATGCTGCGCTGTCCGCCGGTCTGGACGCCGCGCGCGTGGATCGCCTGCGGATTACCGGCTCGACCATCGAGGGCATGGCCCAGGCCTGTCTTGAGGTGATGGCCCAGGCCGATCCGGTGGGAGAGATCGAATCCATGTGGCAGAGGCCCAACGGCTTGCAGTTCGGCCGGATGCGCATTCCCCTGGGCGTGGTGATGATGATCTTCGAATCACGTCCCAATGTGACCATTGAGGCGGCGATTCTCACGCTCAAGGCCGGTAACGCGGCCATTCTTCGGGGAGGTTCGGAAGCGTTTCACTCCAATCAGGCTCTGGCCGCACTGATCGCCGACTCGCTGGAGGCTGCCGGGTTGCCCAGGGCCGCTGTCCAGCTGGTTCCGGTCACGGATCGTGAGGCGGTGTCCCACTTGCTGAAACTGGACGAATTCATCGACGTGGTCATTCCCCGGGGCGGAGAGTCCCTGATCCGGGCCGTATCCGAGCAGGCGACCATGCCCGTGCTTAAGCACTACAAGGGCGTTTGCCATGCATACGTTGATCAGGATGCGGACCGGGACAAGGCCCTGGAGATCGTCTTCAACTCCAAAGTTCAGCGATGCGGGGTGTGCAATGCTCTGGAATGCCTGCTGGTGCACGAGGCCGAGGCCGAGGCCTTTTTGCCCCGGGTCGCGCAACGGCTGGCCGAGTCAGGCGTGCGATTCAAGTGCTGTTCCCGTAGCCTGCCCTTGATGGGTGTGCATGCCGAAGCCGCTGAAGAAGAGGACTGGGGCCGCGAATTTCTGGCCCTGGTGCTGGCGGTTCGAGTGGTCCGGGACATGGATCAGGCCCTGGAACACATCGCGGCGTACGGATCCAACCATACCGAAGCCATTCTGACCCGGGATCATGACCGGGCAATGCGCTTTTTGCGCGAAGCCGACGCATCCCTGGTTCTGGTGAATGCCTCCACCCGGTTCAACGACGGCGGACAGATCGGTCTGGGCGCGGAAATCGGCATCAGTACCTCCAAGCTGCACGCCTACGGCCCCATGGGCGTGCGGGAATTGACCGGGCTCAAGTTCATCGGTCTCGGACAGGGACAGGTCAGGGAATGA
- a CDS encoding pyridoxamine 5'-phosphate oxidase family protein gives MDESIRTLIQSQDILVLATSLNNIPHTSLMAYVPSADSMTFFMATYRNTSKFANIISNPQVSLLLDDRNAHPSRDRLKTMALTIHGEAVVLQDPVQCKAVADALRQKHSHLQNFLEGKEIAFLAVQAATFQLLKGPTSTIFETTDHSTESHAV, from the coding sequence ATGGACGAGAGCATCAGGACGCTGATTCAAAGCCAGGATATCCTGGTCCTGGCCACATCCCTCAACAACATCCCGCACACATCCCTGATGGCCTACGTCCCGTCCGCGGATAGCATGACCTTCTTCATGGCCACCTACCGCAACACCAGCAAGTTCGCAAATATAATATCCAACCCGCAGGTCAGCCTGCTGCTGGACGATCGAAATGCGCACCCATCCCGGGATCGCCTGAAAACCATGGCCTTGACCATCCATGGAGAGGCCGTAGTCCTCCAGGACCCAGTCCAATGCAAGGCCGTTGCCGACGCACTGCGCCAAAAACATTCCCATCTGCAGAATTTTCTGGAAGGAAAGGAGATTGCCTTCCTGGCTGTCCAGGCGGCCACCTTTCAGCTCTTGAAAGGCCCTACGTCGACAATTTTCGAAACAACTGATCATTCCACGGAAAGCCATGCGGTATAG
- a CDS encoding methyl-accepting chemotaxis protein, whose translation MRQQRLMMLNVIFSALVIAVVTAGTFFFGLTGHAGNLLVASAGLAALAGIAFLYLRSERTLREVQVLLNHLSTGEFRNVSDRTQNRSGCSLELFSGIENVAHALKHEKGMNKGIIEGLPTPFLLVDVKERALFTNQACLDMLQIEGPPEKQYGRTLAEIFYNDPTRQTAVGKAINHGQVFRNLEVTITGHKGGVRHVLANVCPLYDLDGVCIGGFCLYVDMTALKTKETQIHEQNQIISQAADKATNISNSMASAAEELAAQVEEASRGAEEQRARTAETATAMEEMNATVLEVAKNASQAAEASDQARTKALAGAKVVGESVSAINKVQQQSVELKSTLSQLGEQANQIDRIMNVIEDIADQTNLLALNAAIEAARAGDAGRGFAVVADEVRKLAEKTMNATKEVGQAIADIQKGTRSNIEGMDKAMAAIEEATARANTSGAALQEILALAELAADQVRSIATAAEQQSATSEEINRGVEDINRISSETSEIMNQSAEAVSELARMAVELNSIIERMRDQSAEKTS comes from the coding sequence ATGCGTCAGCAACGGCTCATGATGCTCAACGTGATATTCAGCGCTCTTGTCATTGCCGTGGTCACTGCGGGGACATTCTTTTTCGGGCTGACAGGACATGCCGGAAATTTGCTCGTGGCCAGCGCCGGATTGGCCGCCTTGGCCGGCATCGCCTTTCTGTACCTACGTTCAGAAAGGACTCTGCGCGAAGTCCAGGTGCTCCTGAACCACCTCTCAACCGGTGAGTTCAGGAACGTATCCGACCGGACGCAGAACCGATCCGGATGCTCGTTGGAATTGTTCTCCGGCATTGAAAACGTCGCCCACGCACTGAAACATGAGAAGGGCATGAACAAAGGAATCATCGAAGGCCTGCCAACCCCTTTTCTGCTGGTGGACGTCAAGGAACGCGCCCTGTTCACGAACCAGGCCTGCCTGGACATGCTCCAGATCGAAGGGCCTCCGGAAAAACAATACGGCCGGACATTGGCGGAAATTTTCTACAATGACCCGACACGCCAAACCGCCGTGGGCAAGGCCATCAACCACGGCCAGGTTTTCAGGAACCTGGAGGTGACCATCACCGGACACAAGGGCGGAGTGCGACACGTGTTGGCCAATGTTTGCCCGCTTTACGATCTTGACGGCGTCTGCATCGGCGGATTTTGCCTCTACGTGGACATGACGGCCCTGAAGACCAAGGAAACCCAGATCCACGAACAAAACCAGATCATTTCCCAAGCGGCGGACAAGGCAACGAACATCTCCAACTCCATGGCATCGGCAGCCGAGGAGCTGGCTGCCCAGGTGGAGGAAGCCAGCCGCGGAGCCGAAGAGCAGCGGGCCAGAACGGCTGAAACGGCCACGGCCATGGAGGAGATGAACGCCACTGTTCTGGAAGTGGCCAAAAACGCCTCCCAAGCTGCGGAAGCCTCGGATCAGGCCAGGACAAAAGCCCTGGCCGGCGCCAAGGTGGTAGGAGAATCCGTCTCGGCCATCAACAAAGTGCAGCAGCAATCCGTGGAACTGAAATCCACACTCAGCCAGCTTGGCGAACAGGCAAATCAGATCGACCGGATCATGAACGTAATCGAGGACATTGCCGACCAGACCAATCTCCTGGCCCTGAACGCGGCCATCGAGGCGGCCCGGGCCGGAGACGCCGGTCGCGGCTTTGCCGTGGTGGCCGACGAAGTACGCAAACTGGCCGAAAAAACCATGAACGCCACCAAGGAGGTCGGCCAGGCAATTGCGGATATTCAGAAGGGAACAAGATCGAATATTGAAGGAATGGACAAGGCCATGGCAGCCATCGAGGAAGCCACTGCTCGGGCCAACACGTCCGGCGCGGCCCTCCAGGAGATTCTGGCTCTCGCGGAACTCGCCGCGGACCAGGTTCGTTCCATTGCCACGGCCGCGGAACAGCAATCCGCCACCAGCGAAGAGATCAACCGGGGCGTCGAGGACATCAACCGCATTTCATCCGAGACCAGCGAGATCATGAACCAATCCGCCGAAGCCGTGTCCGAACTGGCCCGCATGGCCGTGGAACTCAATTCCATCATTGAACGGATGCGCGATCAGTCAGCGGAAAAAACTTCTTGA
- a CDS encoding thermonuclease family protein, with amino-acid sequence MIHVADGDTITVLTEDKRQVRVRLWGIDAPESGQPYGRQATAYARELAAGQTVRIEEMDTDRWGRTVALVHLPDGQTLNGAMIRAGLAWVFLRYCNRPKICIPWAHGQETAKESPLGLWTEKHPTPPWEWRRK; translated from the coding sequence GTGATCCACGTCGCCGATGGCGACACCATTACTGTCCTGACTGAAGACAAGCGCCAAGTCCGTGTCAGGCTATGGGGGATCGATGCGCCGGAAAGCGGCCAGCCATACGGCCGCCAGGCAACCGCATACGCCCGCGAGCTGGCCGCCGGACAGACCGTGCGGATCGAGGAGATGGATACCGACCGCTGGGGCCGCACCGTGGCCCTGGTCCACCTCCCAGACGGCCAAACCCTCAACGGCGCCATGATCCGCGCCGGCCTGGCCTGGGTCTTCCTCCGCTACTGCAACCGCCCCAAAATCTGCATCCCCTGGGCCCACGGCCAAGAAACCGCCAAAGAATCCCCCCTCGGCCTCTGGACCGAAAAACACCCCACGCCACCGTGGGAATGGAGGAGGAAGTGA
- a CDS encoding YqaE/Pmp3 family membrane protein → MANELLCTNCGAKGKPKKIAKGSFVLEVVLWLLLIVPGIIYSFWRLTSKQKVCPICKAPNMIPLSSPMAQKIMAQ, encoded by the coding sequence ATGGCCAACGAGTTGCTGTGCACGAATTGCGGGGCAAAAGGGAAGCCAAAGAAGATTGCGAAGGGTTCTTTTGTTTTAGAGGTTGTCCTTTGGCTACTGCTGATCGTTCCTGGAATTATCTATTCTTTCTGGAGACTAACATCCAAGCAAAAGGTTTGCCCCATCTGTAAAGCGCCAAATATGATCCCGCTCAGCAGCCCAATGGCCCAAAAGATTATGGCCCAATAA
- a CDS encoding LexA family transcriptional regulator: MSGEKRPHHKKFEQILERLFYAVDAANDSELARALDKTPQAIGAARDRDNVPSKWITTISERWGYSADWLLHGTGPMMREGQDIPVTRLAVETKGLKCEEPLQTYGRGVRLGSVDLVHIPKVKARLCAGSGSMETSDDIDGYYAFRSDWIHRKGQPGRMVLMDVTGDSMEPELRDGDTVLIDQSKTEILPGKVYAVGIEDAVMIKAVDVEPGQIILRSFNRDYREIAVKPGQMNGVRIVGRVVWSCREFG; this comes from the coding sequence GTGAGCGGAGAAAAACGCCCACACCATAAAAAATTCGAGCAAATTTTAGAGCGTCTTTTCTATGCCGTTGATGCTGCCAACGACAGCGAACTTGCCCGTGCTTTGGACAAAACCCCACAAGCAATTGGCGCGGCCAGGGATCGGGACAACGTTCCGAGTAAATGGATTACAACTATAAGTGAAAGATGGGGGTATTCCGCGGATTGGCTCCTGCACGGGACTGGCCCCATGATGCGTGAGGGGCAGGATATTCCCGTTACACGCCTTGCCGTCGAAACAAAGGGGCTAAAATGCGAAGAGCCATTGCAAACATATGGCAGGGGTGTGAGGCTTGGCAGCGTCGATCTGGTGCATATCCCGAAAGTGAAAGCCAGACTATGCGCCGGCAGCGGCAGTATGGAGACGAGCGACGACATAGATGGGTATTACGCATTCCGCAGCGACTGGATCCACCGCAAGGGACAGCCTGGCAGGATGGTGCTCATGGACGTGACCGGCGATAGTATGGAGCCGGAGCTGAGGGACGGCGATACGGTCCTGATAGATCAATCCAAGACAGAGATCCTTCCCGGAAAGGTCTACGCCGTAGGCATCGAGGACGCCGTGATGATCAAGGCCGTAGACGTAGAGCCGGGCCAGATCATCCTCCGGTCATTCAACCGGGATTATCGGGAAATCGCTGTAAAGCCAGGCCAGATGAACGGAGTGCGGATCGTGGGGAGAGTGGTGTGGAGCTGTAGGGAGTTTGGGTGA
- a CDS encoding helix-turn-helix domain-containing protein — translation MKLKKVKIWMLQKGIKGKDVAEGIGVSRSMVSHWLSGRYSSERIRLWFLAQGCPEGFLAKES, via the coding sequence GTGAAACTGAAAAAAGTCAAAATCTGGATGCTGCAGAAGGGCATCAAGGGCAAGGACGTCGCCGAAGGGATTGGCGTCAGTCGGTCTATGGTGTCGCACTGGCTGTCCGGGCGCTACAGCAGCGAGCGAATCAGGTTGTGGTTTCTCGCTCAGGGTTGCCCAGAAGGATTCCTGGCAAAGGAGAGCTAG
- a CDS encoding Mu transposase C-terminal domain-containing protein, with translation MKATYAAADIAQAMGISKRRVNEMANEGKWPFEKRQGRGGGRVYPYKGLPHDVREKIQAHLLSNPSAVPAVVEREFLPVVQDSRTDLLTNWQREVMTSRMVFVRHIERLEAGGLTRNTVIESLVSAAKSGNLREPLSLHLERAVVGGEDGKSGRKLSKATLYRWVGGYHAGGEIELAPAYAPKPKTFPAWGHDFLAIYQRPSKPSLADAHREFAAGWTGTGPCPNYHAVRRFVCSLSTLAREKGRKTGNAYLGLLPYVRRKTDELWPCDVYTMDGTTFDAEIQHPDHGQPFKPEITLVIDVATRRCVGVSVSLAESAMSTLDALRMACVGAGLPAMVYADRGSGYTNAIWSEMGTGMAARLGYELTHSRARCPQGKGLMERAGKSIWVPAAKRLFSCSHADMDRDAAKKVFKFSRDALKKTGRAALPTWQEFKEVLMAVVREYNARPHSALPKIRIEDGRMRRMSPDQAWADAVNKGWKPDHVTESQRAEMFMPSEKRKVRRGLVQFYGGSYFHKDLEELHGEIVDVRYDMWDVEKVYVYTLAGLRVCVAELDGHAQPYFPKARIDAARDRRQQGQLMRLEAKAQRIAPGAMLTLPEDDGVLVECGDILGRQTPEALTAQADGVIIDVSVQEQPAAEERRPLFQDGMHRYRWLMTHRERCTAQDEEWLANYARTDEYADMAERYEFDGIGYKGQAHVHAAQM, from the coding sequence ATGAAGGCGACATATGCAGCAGCGGATATCGCCCAGGCTATGGGTATCTCAAAGCGTAGAGTCAATGAGATGGCAAATGAAGGCAAATGGCCCTTCGAAAAACGCCAGGGCCGCGGCGGTGGGCGCGTGTATCCTTATAAGGGATTACCTCACGATGTCCGTGAAAAGATCCAAGCGCACCTCCTCAGCAACCCCTCGGCTGTGCCTGCCGTGGTGGAGCGGGAATTTTTGCCGGTGGTTCAGGATTCTCGGACGGATTTGCTGACGAACTGGCAGCGTGAGGTGATGACCTCTCGGATGGTGTTTGTCCGGCACATCGAGCGTTTGGAGGCGGGGGGGCTGACCCGGAATACCGTGATCGAGTCCCTGGTATCTGCCGCGAAAAGCGGGAATCTGCGGGAGCCTTTGAGCCTGCATCTGGAGCGGGCCGTGGTCGGTGGTGAGGATGGCAAGTCCGGGCGGAAGCTGAGCAAGGCAACCTTATATAGGTGGGTCGGCGGATATCATGCCGGCGGCGAGATCGAACTCGCCCCGGCGTATGCGCCGAAGCCGAAAACATTCCCGGCCTGGGGGCATGATTTCCTGGCCATTTACCAGCGCCCCTCCAAGCCCTCCCTGGCGGACGCCCACCGGGAGTTCGCCGCCGGCTGGACCGGGACCGGGCCATGCCCAAATTACCACGCGGTGCGCCGCTTCGTTTGCTCCCTCTCTACATTGGCCAGGGAAAAAGGCCGCAAAACCGGCAACGCCTACCTTGGCCTGCTGCCCTACGTACGCCGAAAAACCGACGAACTGTGGCCCTGCGACGTCTATACGATGGACGGCACCACTTTCGACGCGGAAATTCAGCATCCGGATCATGGCCAGCCGTTCAAGCCCGAGATCACCCTCGTGATCGACGTGGCAACCCGGCGCTGCGTGGGGGTTTCCGTTTCGCTGGCCGAATCCGCCATGTCTACGCTGGACGCGCTGCGCATGGCCTGCGTCGGCGCCGGACTTCCAGCGATGGTCTACGCGGACCGCGGCTCAGGATACACGAATGCGATCTGGTCGGAGATGGGCACGGGCATGGCGGCCCGGTTGGGATACGAGCTGACCCATTCGCGGGCCAGGTGCCCCCAGGGCAAGGGCTTGATGGAGAGGGCCGGCAAGTCCATCTGGGTCCCAGCGGCAAAGCGCCTGTTTTCTTGCTCCCATGCGGACATGGACCGGGACGCGGCGAAAAAGGTCTTCAAGTTCAGCCGTGATGCTCTCAAGAAAACGGGCCGGGCTGCCCTCCCCACCTGGCAGGAATTCAAGGAAGTGTTGATGGCAGTGGTCCGGGAATACAACGCCAGGCCCCATTCCGCACTGCCGAAGATCCGCATTGAAGACGGCCGGATGCGCCGGATGAGCCCGGATCAGGCCTGGGCGGACGCCGTGAACAAAGGCTGGAAGCCGGATCACGTGACCGAAAGCCAGCGGGCCGAGATGTTCATGCCCAGCGAAAAGCGCAAGGTCCGGCGCGGCCTGGTGCAGTTCTATGGCGGGAGCTATTTCCACAAGGATTTGGAGGAGCTGCACGGCGAAATCGTGGATGTGCGTTACGACATGTGGGACGTTGAAAAGGTCTACGTCTACACCCTGGCCGGCCTGCGGGTCTGCGTTGCCGAGCTGGACGGACACGCCCAGCCGTATTTCCCGAAGGCCCGGATCGACGCGGCCAGGGACCGCCGGCAGCAGGGCCAGCTGATGCGCCTGGAGGCGAAAGCTCAGCGGATCGCGCCCGGCGCAATGCTGACCTTGCCGGAAGATGACGGCGTGCTGGTTGAGTGCGGGGACATTCTTGGCAGGCAGACGCCGGAAGCCCTGACTGCCCAGGCGGATGGTGTGATCATTGATGTTTCGGTCCAGGAGCAGCCTGCAGCGGAAGAGCGCCGGCCCCTGTTCCAGGACGGCATGCACCGCTACCGGTGGCTGATGACCCACCGGGAGCGATGCACGGCCCAGGATGAGGAATGGCTGGCCAATTACGCGCGTACCGATGAATACGCGGATATGGCCGAGCGGTACGAGTTCGACGGGATTGGCTACAAGGGCCAGGCCCACGTTCACGCCGCTCAGATGTAA
- a CDS encoding AAA family ATPase produces MRKAFVKTENYGRFVASVRQVEQRGAAEAGLMLVHGLPGLGKSHVADRWAVETGAVYLRAKVDWTPRYFMRDLAHELRTVDPTGTSQQLFTRLSEHLARTQQALVIDEAEFTLAQGAKTLEKIRDLSDFAEVVVVLIGMERIQKMIAKHGQIHSRIAQAVEFTPVTLDDVRFACSVLSEVPIADDLAGEVHRLSNGRMREVLNIISTVERVAIANSMATANLEAFSGMALSFDWQSRKQKVVRAVNGGK; encoded by the coding sequence ATGAGGAAGGCATTCGTCAAGACAGAGAATTACGGCCGCTTCGTCGCTTCGGTGCGCCAGGTGGAGCAGCGCGGAGCCGCCGAGGCCGGGCTGATGCTGGTGCATGGCCTGCCGGGTTTGGGCAAGAGCCACGTCGCGGACCGTTGGGCCGTGGAGACCGGAGCCGTGTATCTGCGGGCAAAAGTGGACTGGACCCCGCGCTATTTCATGCGGGATCTGGCTCACGAGTTGCGCACCGTGGACCCAACCGGCACCAGCCAGCAGCTCTTTACCCGGCTCTCCGAGCATCTGGCCCGCACCCAGCAGGCACTGGTGATCGATGAGGCGGAATTCACTCTGGCCCAGGGTGCGAAGACCCTGGAGAAGATCCGCGACCTGAGCGACTTCGCCGAAGTGGTCGTGGTCCTGATCGGCATGGAGCGCATTCAAAAGATGATCGCCAAGCACGGCCAGATTCATAGCCGGATCGCCCAGGCCGTGGAGTTCACTCCGGTCACGCTGGATGACGTCCGGTTCGCCTGCTCAGTGCTCTCCGAGGTGCCCATTGCCGACGACCTGGCCGGCGAGGTGCACCGGCTTTCGAACGGCCGGATGCGCGAAGTGTTGAACATCATTTCCACGGTGGAGCGTGTGGCCATCGCCAACAGCATGGCCACGGCGAATCTTGAAGCGTTTTCGGGCATGGCGCTGTCCTTCGACTGGCAGAGCCGGAAGCAAAAGGTTGTCCGTGCCGTCAACGGAGGCAAGTGA
- a CDS encoding gp16 family protein: MKNANGRKGLLAQIHIGRKALGLDDDSYRDMLEAATGKRSCADMRLGELVSICMRLEKIALAQGVELSKPKHPGKPANMDTDGKGPLLGKIEALLAEGKRPWSYAHGIAKRMYGSERVEWLTSRQLGSVVTALVKAQQKRKEAAA; the protein is encoded by the coding sequence ATGAAAAACGCAAACGGACGCAAGGGCCTGCTGGCCCAGATCCACATAGGCCGGAAGGCCCTGGGGCTGGATGACGATTCGTACCGGGACATGCTGGAAGCGGCCACGGGCAAACGGAGTTGTGCGGATATGCGGCTTGGTGAGCTGGTCAGCATTTGCATGCGACTTGAGAAAATAGCCCTGGCTCAGGGCGTGGAGCTGAGCAAGCCGAAGCACCCGGGTAAGCCTGCGAACATGGATACGGACGGCAAGGGGCCATTGCTGGGCAAGATCGAGGCGTTGCTTGCCGAGGGCAAGCGCCCCTGGTCGTACGCTCACGGCATCGCCAAGCGGATGTACGGCTCTGAGCGGGTGGAATGGCTGACCTCCAGGCAACTTGGGAGCGTGGTCACGGCGCTGGTGAAGGCCCAACAGAAGCGCAAGGAGGCAGCGGCATGA
- a CDS encoding host-nuclease inhibitor Gam family protein: MSARKKLPSPAHARADELLRVAAALKTRLEEEKDRYDAETRQVKERFTELVAPTVARLKETEKEIEALATRHQVDLFGTPDKDQAAAGVRCGLPSGSLILTVRQVVRKAKAVTVEALKGLGWLDGVRVEESVAWDKIEGWTDERLAVIGTERKDKASITWEAIRHE; encoded by the coding sequence ATGAGCGCAAGAAAGAAGCTGCCCAGCCCTGCCCATGCGCGGGCCGATGAGCTGCTGCGCGTGGCCGCGGCGCTGAAAACTCGGCTGGAAGAGGAAAAGGACCGCTACGATGCCGAAACGCGACAGGTGAAGGAGCGATTCACTGAGCTGGTCGCGCCCACAGTGGCGAGGTTGAAGGAGACCGAGAAGGAGATCGAGGCGCTGGCGACGCGGCATCAGGTGGATCTGTTCGGCACGCCGGACAAGGACCAGGCTGCCGCCGGGGTGCGCTGCGGGCTGCCCTCCGGCTCCCTGATCCTGACCGTGCGCCAGGTGGTCCGCAAGGCGAAGGCCGTGACCGTGGAAGCGTTGAAGGGGCTGGGATGGCTCGATGGGGTGCGGGTGGAAGAGAGCGTGGCCTGGGACAAGATCGAGGGCTGGACCGATGAGCGACTGGCCGTGATCGGCACGGAAAGGAAGGACAAAGCGAGCATCACCTGGGAGGCAATACGCCATGAGTAA
- a CDS encoding helix-turn-helix domain-containing protein codes for MKPAKYVITPEAHEQIRRVYQSDTGAGQVRDLARRLHLPRWKVSRYALHQGWVAKQPKEPNWSDAELSYLQRVAHLHPEVIQRKMKANGYKRSVNGIVLKLRRTRMLKNLEGMSARSVALCLGVDDKHIRRLIDSGRLKATRRGTARTEAQGGDQWWIKEQDVRAYILEYLPEVDLRKADKYWLVDLLAHGEAA; via the coding sequence ATGAAGCCGGCAAAGTATGTGATAACTCCCGAGGCTCACGAGCAAATCCGGCGCGTGTATCAGAGCGATACAGGGGCCGGACAGGTGCGGGATCTGGCTCGGCGGCTGCACCTGCCCAGGTGGAAGGTGAGCCGGTACGCCTTGCATCAGGGCTGGGTGGCCAAGCAGCCGAAAGAGCCGAACTGGTCGGATGCTGAACTGTCGTATCTGCAACGGGTTGCCCATCTGCATCCGGAGGTGATCCAACGGAAAATGAAGGCGAACGGCTACAAGCGGAGCGTGAACGGCATTGTCTTGAAGCTCCGCAGGACCCGGATGCTCAAGAACCTGGAAGGGATGTCCGCCCGGTCCGTGGCCTTGTGTCTGGGTGTGGACGATAAGCATATCCGCCGACTGATCGACTCCGGGCGGCTGAAGGCGACACGCCGGGGCACGGCCCGGACCGAGGCCCAGGGCGGCGACCAGTGGTGGATCAAGGAGCAGGATGTTCGGGCCTATATCCTGGAATATCTGCCCGAGGTCGACCTGAGAAAGGCGGACAAGTACTGGCTGGTGGACCTCCTGGCCCACGGCGAGGCGGCATGA